The Neobacillus sp. OS1-2 genome includes a window with the following:
- a CDS encoding LacI family DNA-binding transcriptional regulator, with translation MATIKDVAKEAGVSVATVSRTLNDNGYVHEDTRKLINEAIKKLNYKPNEVARSLYKKKSRLIGLLLPDIRNPFFPELARGVEDEMQACDFRLIIGNADEKKSKERDYIQTFKQNNVIGIITATNHTDISHYENLSLPVVFLDRTSDQYPSVYADGLDGGGIAANEMVARGCKRITLLRGPVEVQTAQDRFQGAINSLVKANVNFNVIITDSFAFGDAEKWAKELFEKYPDTDGVIASNDVVAAAILHEALRRGKSVPADLQIIGYDDIPLSRLLFPPLSTIKQPAYEMGREAAKLLIRLINNEKGFEQNIQLPVAFIERQTTRKVEENG, from the coding sequence ATGGCAACAATAAAAGATGTTGCAAAGGAGGCTGGTGTGTCAGTAGCCACGGTATCAAGAACATTAAATGATAATGGGTATGTGCATGAAGACACACGGAAGCTAATAAATGAAGCGATAAAAAAATTAAATTATAAACCAAATGAAGTGGCCAGATCGTTATATAAGAAAAAGTCACGATTAATTGGGCTGTTACTGCCGGACATTCGCAATCCGTTTTTTCCTGAATTGGCACGCGGTGTCGAGGATGAGATGCAAGCATGTGATTTTAGGCTGATCATTGGCAATGCGGATGAGAAGAAAAGTAAGGAACGGGATTATATTCAAACATTTAAACAGAATAATGTAATCGGTATCATTACAGCAACAAATCATACCGATATAAGTCATTATGAAAATCTCTCCTTACCCGTTGTTTTTCTTGACCGGACATCTGACCAGTATCCATCTGTTTATGCTGATGGTTTAGATGGAGGAGGAATAGCGGCAAATGAAATGGTCGCAAGGGGATGTAAACGGATTACCTTACTACGAGGACCTGTTGAAGTTCAAACGGCCCAAGATCGATTTCAAGGGGCAATCAATAGCCTAGTTAAGGCAAATGTAAATTTCAATGTGATTATCACGGATTCATTTGCTTTCGGCGATGCTGAGAAATGGGCGAAAGAGTTATTTGAAAAATATCCGGATACAGATGGTGTAATTGCGAGTAACGATGTGGTTGCCGCAGCTATCTTACATGAGGCACTGCGCCGTGGGAAATCAGTTCCGGCTGATCTTCAAATCATTGGCTATGATGATATCCCGCTTAGCCGCTTACTTTTTCCACCATTATCAACCATCAAGCAGCCTGCTTATGAGATGGGAAGGGAAGCAGCAAAACTGTTAATTAGATTAATAAACAATGAAAAAGGATTTGAACAGAATATTCAATTGCCAGTGGCATTTATTGAAAGGCAGACGACAAGAAAGGTTGAGGAAAATGGTTAA
- the rbsK gene encoding ribokinase codes for MVKVTVIGSSSMDLVVTASRRPNKGETVLGESFKTVPGGKGANQAVAAARLGAEVYMVGCVGDDSFGKEILTNFKENGVFTDYVEPVTHTESGTAHITLAEGDNSIIVVKGANHQVTPDFVEKAVDVIRTSDIVLIQQEIPEETVEYVSELCHANDVPLLLNPAPSRPISAEVIAKVAYLTPNELEAAVLFQNKDIHEALAVNPNKLFITEGKNGVRYHDGEQEVLVPTFTVEAVDTTGAGDTFNAAFAVALAEGQPLKEAVRFANRAASLSVTKFGAQGGMPTRAEVEGSL; via the coding sequence ATGGTTAAAGTTACAGTCATCGGAAGCTCTTCGATGGATTTGGTTGTCACGGCTTCACGACGGCCGAATAAAGGTGAAACAGTTCTAGGTGAATCATTTAAAACAGTGCCTGGCGGCAAAGGGGCCAACCAGGCAGTAGCCGCCGCCCGGTTAGGGGCGGAAGTCTATATGGTTGGCTGTGTGGGCGATGATAGTTTCGGAAAAGAAATTTTAACTAATTTTAAAGAAAATGGTGTTTTTACTGATTATGTGGAACCGGTTACACATACAGAAAGCGGTACAGCACATATAACCCTTGCGGAAGGTGATAACAGTATTATCGTCGTAAAGGGAGCTAATCATCAGGTTACACCTGACTTCGTTGAAAAGGCAGTTGATGTTATTCGTACCTCTGATATAGTTCTGATTCAGCAAGAGATTCCGGAAGAAACGGTCGAGTATGTCAGTGAACTATGTCACGCCAATGATGTTCCGTTATTGCTAAATCCGGCACCATCACGGCCGATCAGTGCGGAGGTAATAGCGAAAGTGGCTTACTTAACACCAAATGAATTGGAAGCGGCTGTTCTTTTTCAAAATAAGGATATTCACGAAGCATTGGCAGTGAATCCAAACAAGTTATTTATTACGGAAGGAAAAAATGGCGTCCGCTATCATGATGGTGAACAAGAGGTACTAGTCCCTACTTTTACAGTAGAGGCAGTCGATACAACAGGTGCGGGCGATACCTTTAATGCAGCATTTGCAGTAGCACTAGCAGAGGGTCAACCACTTAAAGAGGCTGTCCGTTTTGCTAACAGGGCTGCTTCGCTGTCTGTTACAAAGTTCGGGGCCCAAGGCGGGATGCCGACACGCGCTGAAGTAGAAGGGAGCCTTTAA
- the rbsD gene encoding D-ribose pyranase, translating into MKRHGMLNSHISKVLSDLGHTDYIVIADAGLPIPEGVAKIDLAIKAGTPTFTEVVDAVAEDMVIEKIIIASEIEAGNPKTAKYLKEKFAGAISEQVSHEDFKQLTKNAKAVIRTGEITPYANIILQSGVFF; encoded by the coding sequence TTGAAACGACATGGAATGTTGAATAGCCATATATCCAAGGTTTTGAGCGATCTTGGCCATACTGATTATATTGTTATCGCAGATGCAGGACTACCGATTCCTGAAGGCGTTGCTAAAATTGATTTAGCGATTAAAGCAGGGACACCAACCTTTACAGAAGTGGTGGATGCTGTTGCCGAGGATATGGTGATTGAAAAAATCATCATCGCTTCTGAAATAGAGGCAGGAAATCCTAAGACAGCAAAATACCTGAAAGAGAAATTTGCTGGGGCTATTTCCGAGCAGGTTTCTCATGAAGACTTTAAACAGCTGACGAAAAACGCTAAGGCTGTAATCCGAACAGGTGAGATTACACCATATGCCAATATCATTTTACAATCAGGCGTATTTTTCTAA
- a CDS encoding sugar ABC transporter ATP-binding protein, protein MQIVMQDIYKAFGTNQVLTGVDFDLRAGEVHALMGENGAGKSTMMNVLTGLHARDKGTIMIDGKETYFQNPKEAEQKGITFIHQELNIWRDMTVLENLFIGKELKTSFGLLKMKEMKALAKKQFDRLAVTIPLDKEAGACSVGEQQMIEIAKALMTEAKVIIMDEPTAALTEREIEKLFGVISSLKKEGVAIVYISHRMEEIFAICDRITVMRDGKTVDTKAIPETNFDEVVKKMVGRELTDRFPKRESKLGEKMLEVKGVTKRGVFNHIDFSVRSGEIVGVSGLMGAGRTEIMRAIFGLDAMDSGEIWLDGKPVTIKSPDQAVKLGIGFITEDRKDEGLILDFSIKENISLPTLFSFAPKGIINEKSERDFVEMLVKRLTVKTESAETRVGDLSGGNQQKVVIAKWLGISPKVLILDEPTRGVDVGAKREIYQLMNELTDRGVAIIMVSSELPEVLGMSDRILVIHEGKITGELTKEEATQEKIMTFATGGL, encoded by the coding sequence ATGCAAATTGTAATGCAGGACATCTATAAAGCATTTGGAACCAATCAGGTATTAACAGGCGTTGATTTTGATTTACGGGCGGGCGAGGTCCATGCCCTTATGGGTGAAAATGGAGCCGGAAAATCAACCATGATGAATGTTCTGACAGGGCTTCATGCACGTGATAAAGGAACGATTATGATTGATGGCAAAGAAACCTATTTCCAAAATCCAAAGGAAGCGGAGCAAAAGGGGATTACCTTTATTCATCAGGAATTAAATATTTGGCGTGATATGACGGTGCTAGAAAACCTGTTTATTGGAAAAGAATTGAAGACTTCTTTCGGCTTATTAAAAATGAAAGAAATGAAAGCGCTGGCGAAAAAACAGTTTGACCGCTTGGCTGTCACGATTCCATTGGACAAAGAGGCGGGGGCATGCTCCGTTGGTGAGCAGCAGATGATTGAAATTGCCAAAGCGTTAATGACAGAAGCTAAAGTGATTATTATGGATGAGCCGACAGCGGCCTTGACGGAAAGGGAAATCGAAAAGCTGTTTGGGGTCATTTCATCACTAAAGAAAGAGGGAGTCGCGATTGTCTATATTTCACACCGTATGGAGGAGATATTTGCGATTTGCGATCGAATCACCGTCATGCGTGATGGAAAAACTGTAGATACGAAGGCAATTCCGGAAACAAACTTTGATGAAGTTGTAAAAAAAATGGTCGGAAGGGAACTGACGGACCGCTTTCCAAAACGCGAATCCAAACTTGGCGAGAAAATGCTTGAGGTTAAAGGGGTAACGAAGAGGGGAGTATTCAATCATATTGATTTTTCCGTTCGTTCAGGAGAAATTGTCGGCGTATCAGGGCTAATGGGTGCCGGACGCACGGAAATCATGCGGGCTATTTTCGGTCTTGATGCGATGGATAGCGGTGAAATTTGGCTGGATGGCAAGCCTGTTACGATTAAATCACCTGACCAGGCTGTCAAACTAGGAATTGGCTTTATCACAGAGGATCGCAAGGATGAAGGCTTAATTTTAGATTTTTCGATAAAAGAAAATATCTCCTTACCGACGCTTTTTAGCTTTGCGCCAAAAGGGATTATTAATGAAAAAAGTGAGCGCGATTTTGTCGAGATGCTGGTTAAGCGGTTAACCGTTAAAACGGAATCGGCAGAGACAAGAGTAGGAGATTTATCTGGTGGAAATCAGCAAAAGGTTGTCATCGCGAAATGGTTAGGGATCAGTCCCAAGGTGCTCATTCTAGACGAACCAACCAGGGGCGTTGATGTCGGGGCAAAGCGGGAGATTTATCAATTAATGAATGAATTGACAGACCGTGGAGTAGCTATCATCATGGTCTCATCGGAATTACCGGAAGTCCTTGGTATGAGTGACCGCATCCTTGTTATCCATGAAGGAAAAATTACGGGCGAGCTTACGAAAGAAGAAGCGACCCAGGAAAAAATTATGACGTTCGCAACAGGAGGTCTGTGA
- the rbsC gene encoding ribose ABC transporter permease RbsC: MKAINESAPVGKANFINTMTQKLGPLLGLIVLIIIVSVLNPSFLEPLNILNLLRQVAINALIAFGMTFVILTGGIDLSVGAILALSSALTAGMIVSGVDPILAILVGCILGAVMGMVNGLLITKGKMAPFIATLATMTAFRGLTLVYTKGNPITGLGDNQLFQLFGRGYFLGIPVPAITMIITFAILFIILHKTPFGRKTYAIGGNEKASLISGIKVDKVKVMIYGLSGLLAALAGAILTSRLNSAQPTAGTSYELDAIAAVVLGGTSLSGGKGRIFGTLIGALIIGTLNNGLNLLGVSSFYQMVVKGIVIIIAVLLDRKKSA; encoded by the coding sequence ATGAAAGCAATCAATGAAAGTGCTCCAGTCGGTAAAGCCAATTTTATCAATACAATGACGCAAAAACTGGGTCCATTACTTGGGTTAATTGTGTTAATTATCATTGTTTCCGTTTTAAACCCTAGTTTTCTAGAACCATTAAATATCTTAAACCTGTTGAGGCAGGTAGCTATTAACGCCTTGATTGCATTTGGGATGACCTTTGTTATTTTAACGGGCGGTATTGACCTATCCGTTGGTGCGATTCTGGCACTGTCTAGTGCATTAACAGCAGGGATGATTGTCTCAGGTGTTGACCCGATTCTTGCCATTCTAGTCGGATGTATCCTTGGTGCGGTTATGGGGATGGTTAATGGGTTATTAATTACAAAAGGAAAAATGGCTCCATTTATTGCGACATTAGCGACGATGACCGCCTTTAGAGGTTTGACGCTTGTTTATACAAAAGGGAATCCAATTACAGGACTAGGCGACAATCAGTTATTCCAATTGTTTGGCCGCGGCTATTTCCTTGGCATTCCTGTTCCGGCGATTACCATGATCATTACATTTGCTATCCTATTTATTATTCTTCATAAGACACCGTTTGGCCGGAAAACGTATGCGATTGGCGGGAATGAAAAAGCATCCTTGATTTCCGGGATTAAAGTAGATAAGGTCAAGGTGATGATTTATGGACTTTCCGGATTGCTTGCTGCTTTAGCGGGGGCTATCTTAACATCACGATTGAATTCAGCTCAGCCAACAGCGGGTACGTCCTATGAACTTGATGCCATCGCCGCGGTTGTATTGGGTGGGACAAGTCTTTCAGGGGGTAAAGGGAGAATCTTTGGAACACTGATTGGTGCGTTAATTATTGGGACATTAAATAATGGTTTAAACCTACTTGGTGTATCTTCCTTCTATCAAATGGTCGTCAAAGGGATTGTCATTATTATCGCTGTCTTACTTGATCGGAAAAAATCAGCATAA
- the rbsB gene encoding ribose ABC transporter substrate-binding protein RbsB has product MKKLLTLFMSFTLLLLGACSMQPPEWAKPAKKENLKDIKIGLSVSTLNNPFFVSLKDGVIKEAKSLGMEVKVVDAQNDSAKQINDVEDLIQQGVDLLLINPTDSAAISTAVQSANNINIPVITLDRSADKGKVEALVASDNIKGGEMAADYMVDKLGEKVLVAELEGVPGASATRERGKGFHNVADTKLTVTAKQSADFDRTKGLTVMENLIQANPDIKAVFAHNDEMALGAIEAINSSGKDIMVIGFDGNDDALNAIKAGKLEATVAQQPGLIGKLAVDAGRDVVQGKKVDKVIPAPLKLVTKE; this is encoded by the coding sequence ATGAAAAAATTACTCACACTATTTATGTCATTCACACTCTTGCTTTTAGGAGCTTGTTCTATGCAGCCGCCAGAGTGGGCCAAGCCCGCTAAAAAGGAAAACTTAAAAGATATTAAAATAGGCTTATCCGTTTCAACTTTAAACAATCCATTTTTCGTTTCCTTGAAGGATGGTGTGATCAAAGAGGCAAAATCATTGGGAATGGAAGTAAAAGTAGTAGATGCTCAAAATGACTCAGCCAAGCAAATTAATGATGTAGAGGATTTGATTCAACAGGGTGTCGATCTTTTACTGATTAATCCAACGGACTCCGCCGCCATCTCAACGGCTGTGCAATCAGCTAATAATATCAATATTCCCGTCATCACGCTTGACCGCTCAGCGGATAAAGGGAAAGTGGAAGCCCTGGTAGCTTCAGATAATATTAAAGGCGGCGAAATGGCCGCTGACTATATGGTGGATAAGCTAGGTGAAAAGGTGCTTGTCGCGGAATTAGAAGGTGTTCCGGGTGCTTCTGCCACACGGGAGAGAGGAAAAGGATTTCATAATGTTGCCGATACGAAATTAACGGTAACCGCGAAGCAATCAGCCGATTTTGACCGGACAAAAGGCTTAACCGTTATGGAAAATCTGATTCAAGCAAATCCTGATATTAAAGCCGTTTTTGCCCATAATGATGAAATGGCATTAGGGGCCATTGAAGCGATTAACAGCTCGGGCAAAGATATCATGGTGATTGGTTTCGATGGCAACGATGATGCGCTCAATGCCATTAAAGCAGGTAAATTAGAAGCAACTGTAGCCCAACAGCCAGGGCTCATCGGTAAGCTAGCAGTAGATGCCGGCCGGGATGTTGTCCAAGGGAAAAAGGTTGATAAAGTGATTCCGGCGCCACTTAAACTAGTGACAAAAGAATAA